A genome region from Rhodanobacter thiooxydans includes the following:
- a CDS encoding polysaccharide biosynthesis protein, with translation MESAFDGKTLLITGGTGSFGNAVLSRFLDTSIKEIRVFSRDEKKQDDMRVALQNDKVKFYLGDVRDYGSIYDALKGVDYVFHAAALKQVPSCEFYPLEAVKTNVLGTENVINASIELGISRVVVLSTDKAVYPINAMGMSKALAEKIVVAKSRNCDPSQTVLCATRYGNVMASRGSVIPLFVAQLLDGKPLTITDPNMTRFLMSLQDSVDLVLHAFDHAHPGDIFVQKSPASTVAMLAEALKQMLARDNEIRIIGTRHGEKLFETLVSREEMVRAEDRGRYYRIPADARDLNYKQYFEEGELEISTIDDYTSHNTERLDVEGIKRVVGQLGTLEKLRA, from the coding sequence ATGGAATCCGCATTCGACGGAAAGACTCTGCTCATTACCGGCGGCACTGGCTCGTTCGGCAATGCTGTCCTGTCTCGCTTTCTTGACACCAGCATCAAGGAAATAAGGGTATTCAGCCGCGATGAGAAGAAGCAGGATGACATGCGCGTCGCCCTTCAGAATGATAAGGTCAAGTTCTACCTCGGTGACGTGCGCGACTACGGAAGCATCTACGACGCACTGAAGGGCGTCGACTACGTTTTTCATGCGGCCGCGCTCAAGCAGGTGCCCTCATGCGAGTTCTATCCGCTTGAGGCAGTCAAAACCAATGTGCTCGGCACTGAAAACGTTATCAACGCGTCGATCGAGCTTGGCATATCCCGTGTCGTCGTGCTCAGCACCGACAAAGCGGTCTATCCAATCAATGCCATGGGCATGTCCAAGGCCTTGGCGGAAAAAATCGTTGTTGCAAAATCCCGCAATTGTGATCCCAGCCAGACGGTCTTGTGTGCCACTCGGTACGGTAACGTCATGGCCTCACGCGGTTCAGTGATCCCACTGTTCGTGGCACAACTGCTCGACGGCAAGCCGCTCACCATTACCGACCCGAACATGACGCGCTTCCTGATGTCACTGCAGGATTCCGTTGACCTTGTTTTGCACGCATTTGATCACGCTCATCCGGGCGACATCTTTGTGCAGAAATCTCCCGCTTCCACCGTCGCGATGCTAGCGGAGGCGCTCAAGCAGATGCTTGCCCGGGACAACGAGATCCGAATCATCGGAACGCGCCACGGCGAGAAGCTATTCGAGACACTCGTGTCTCGTGAAGAGATGGTTCGTGCCGAGGATCGTGGCCGTTACTACCGTATTCCGGCCGATGCCCGTGACTTGAACTACAAGCAGTATTTTGAGGAAGGGGAACTTGAGATTTCGACGATTGACGACTACACCTCGCACAACACCGAGCGCCTCGACGTGGAAGGGATCAAGCGAGTAGTCGGGCAGCTGGGCACGCTGGAGAAGCTTCGTGCTTAA
- the wecB gene encoding non-hydrolyzing UDP-N-acetylglucosamine 2-epimerase: protein MTIVGTRPEIIRLSRVIAKLDLHCAHTLVHTGQNYDYELNEVFFEQLKVRAPDRYLSAAGATPAETIAQVIAAADKVLAEVSPDAVLILGDTNSSLAAIAAKRRKIPIFHMEAGNRCFDMRVPEEINRRIVDHIADINLTYSQIAREYLLREGLPPDQVIWTGSPMREVLDHYEAGIETSPVLAELGLVPGSYYVVSAHREENVDSDENLRKLFIILDHLATTRGGTVVVSTHPRTRKRIEALGLSADPRVIFSKPFGFLDYVHLQVNARAVLSDSGTITEESSILNFPALNMRAVHERPEGFEEAAVILSGLELAQVVQGLDVLASQPRGERRLLRLVDDYAPANISDKILRIILSYTPFVNQRVWRKGS from the coding sequence ATGACTATCGTCGGGACCAGGCCGGAGATCATCCGGCTGTCCCGTGTCATTGCCAAACTCGACCTGCACTGTGCCCACACGCTGGTGCACACCGGGCAGAACTACGACTACGAGCTCAACGAGGTGTTTTTCGAGCAGCTCAAGGTGCGCGCGCCGGATCGCTACCTCTCCGCTGCCGGTGCAACCCCCGCGGAAACCATTGCCCAGGTTATCGCCGCTGCCGACAAGGTGCTGGCTGAGGTCAGCCCGGACGCTGTTCTCATCCTAGGGGATACCAATTCGAGCCTGGCTGCTATTGCTGCGAAACGCCGCAAGATACCGATCTTCCACATGGAAGCTGGCAATCGTTGCTTCGATATGCGCGTGCCAGAAGAGATCAATCGGCGCATTGTCGATCATATTGCCGACATCAATCTGACCTACAGTCAGATCGCGCGGGAATATCTGCTCAGGGAAGGTCTGCCACCCGATCAGGTGATCTGGACAGGCAGTCCAATGCGTGAAGTGTTGGACCACTACGAGGCAGGCATCGAAACGTCGCCGGTGCTCGCCGAGCTCGGTCTCGTGCCAGGCAGCTATTACGTGGTTAGCGCGCACCGCGAGGAAAATGTCGATTCCGACGAGAACCTTCGCAAGCTCTTCATCATCCTCGATCATCTTGCAACGACCCGAGGCGGCACTGTGGTTGTCTCGACTCACCCCCGCACCCGCAAGCGCATCGAGGCGCTCGGCCTTTCCGCCGACCCACGAGTAATCTTCAGCAAGCCGTTCGGGTTCCTCGACTACGTACATCTGCAAGTAAACGCCCGTGCCGTGCTGTCCGACAGCGGCACGATCACCGAGGAATCTTCCATTCTCAACTTCCCTGCACTCAACATGCGTGCAGTGCACGAACGACCTGAAGGTTTTGAGGAAGCAGCCGTGATCCTCAGCGGACTCGAATTGGCACAAGTCGTACAAGGCCTTGATGTCCTCGCCTCCCAACCACGTGGCGAGCGGCGCCTCCTGCGCCTTGTCGACGACTATGCGCCTGCCAATATTTCCGACAAGATCCTGCGAATCATCCTTAGCTATACGCCGTTCGTGAACCAGCGGGTTTGGCGGAAAGGCTCATAA
- a CDS encoding glycosyltransferase family 2 protein translates to MSDGKEQAPQQIVDQAPVIAAVIPCYRVTQHIVDVIKRIGPECHQIYVIDDCCPDNSGEYVQKHCADSRIRILRNSRNLGVGGAVMAGYRAALKGGANILVKIDGDGQMPPELINRFIAPILDGAADYTKGNRFYDLSNLRSMPSLRLFGNAALSFLSKFSSGYWDVFDPTNGYTAIHSRVAAHLPLDRISCRYFFESDMLFRLNTLRAMVVDIPMAARYNDEVSHLKVSRIFGEFLLGHARNFIKRIFYNYFLRDLSAASLQLVLGTLLMTTGTTFGLLKWLFNPAHPATAGTVMLAALPIMLGLQLVLAFLMWDMQSVPRIPIHPRLSDEPDVVTDLLHISGDSRK, encoded by the coding sequence ATGAGTGATGGAAAAGAGCAGGCGCCTCAACAAATTGTTGACCAAGCACCCGTCATAGCGGCGGTTATTCCGTGCTATCGGGTCACCCAACACATCGTTGACGTTATCAAACGCATCGGCCCAGAATGTCATCAAATCTATGTTATCGATGATTGCTGCCCTGATAATTCCGGCGAGTACGTGCAAAAGCACTGCGCAGATTCTCGCATTCGAATACTTCGCAACTCGCGCAATCTAGGCGTCGGTGGAGCTGTGATGGCAGGCTACCGAGCCGCTCTCAAGGGAGGTGCGAACATCCTGGTCAAGATCGATGGCGATGGTCAAATGCCGCCCGAACTCATCAATCGTTTCATCGCACCGATCTTGGATGGTGCTGCGGACTACACCAAGGGGAATCGCTTCTACGATTTGTCCAACCTTCGATCAATGCCGTCGCTGCGCCTATTCGGCAATGCTGCACTGTCGTTCTTGTCGAAATTCTCAAGCGGCTATTGGGATGTGTTCGACCCCACCAACGGATACACAGCAATCCACAGCCGTGTGGCAGCGCATCTTCCGCTAGACCGCATCAGCTGTCGCTATTTCTTCGAATCCGATATGTTGTTTCGATTGAATACATTGCGTGCAATGGTCGTCGACATTCCTATGGCTGCAAGATACAACGACGAGGTCAGTCACCTGAAAGTGTCGCGTATCTTCGGCGAATTTCTGTTGGGGCACGCCCGCAATTTCATCAAACGGATCTTCTACAACTACTTCTTACGCGACTTGTCCGCAGCCTCACTGCAACTGGTGCTCGGGACTTTGCTGATGACCACAGGCACGACATTCGGCTTGCTGAAGTGGCTCTTCAATCCCGCCCACCCGGCGACCGCGGGTACCGTCATGCTTGCTGCACTCCCCATCATGCTCGGCCTGCAACTCGTGCTTGCCTTTCTGATGTGGGACATGCAGTCGGTACCCCGTATACCAATCCATCCACGGCTGTCAGATGAACCCGACGTTGTTACCGACCTCTTGCATATATCCGGAGATTCACGCAAATGA
- a CDS encoding dTDP-4-dehydrorhamnose reductase family protein yields MRLLIVGITGMLGNTLFRYFNQRSGVEVFGTVRDGRAKSRFDLAYHDNIIGGVDADHFDSVTSAFAQAKPDTVINAVGLIKQLQSSKDPLSALPLNALFPHRLARLCAVAGARLIHISTDCVFTGAIGNYVEKDIPDAIDLYGRSKLLGEVDYPHAITLRTSIIGHELDSANGLIGWFLSQQETIRGYTRAIFSGFPTVELARIIERHVLPRPECHGLYHVASSPISKYDLLQLTAAAYDKDIEMIPDDTLVIDRSLNADRFNKATGYQPPSWPELVRTMKNFG; encoded by the coding sequence ATGAGGCTATTGATCGTTGGCATCACGGGAATGCTTGGCAATACCCTGTTCCGCTATTTCAACCAACGATCAGGCGTCGAGGTCTTTGGTACCGTCCGGGATGGCCGGGCCAAGTCGCGTTTCGACCTGGCATATCACGATAATATTATCGGCGGCGTTGACGCCGATCATTTCGATTCGGTCACCTCGGCATTTGCACAGGCCAAGCCAGACACAGTTATTAACGCCGTCGGCCTGATCAAACAACTTCAGTCATCCAAGGATCCACTCAGCGCGTTGCCGCTAAACGCCCTGTTCCCCCATCGCCTTGCCCGGCTGTGTGCGGTGGCTGGAGCACGCTTGATTCATATCAGCACAGACTGCGTATTCACAGGCGCCATCGGCAACTACGTCGAGAAGGACATTCCGGATGCCATCGACCTATATGGTAGGTCGAAGCTGCTTGGTGAAGTTGACTATCCCCATGCCATCACCTTGCGTACTTCGATCATCGGCCACGAGCTTGATTCCGCCAACGGATTGATTGGCTGGTTCTTATCCCAGCAAGAAACCATTCGCGGATATACGCGGGCAATCTTCTCGGGTTTTCCAACAGTCGAACTAGCACGTATCATCGAGCGTCATGTACTTCCAAGGCCCGAATGTCACGGCCTTTATCATGTCGCGTCTTCGCCCATCAGCAAATATGACCTGCTACAACTGACGGCCGCGGCGTATGATAAAGACATCGAGATGATACCGGATGACACGTTGGTTATCGACCGATCTCTCAACGCGGACCGATTCAACAAAGCCACGGGATACCAGCCTCCCTCTTGGCCTGAATTGGTTCGTACCATGAAGAACTTTGGCTGA
- a CDS encoding electron transfer flavoprotein subunit beta/FixA family protein encodes MKILVGYKRVVDYNVRIQVKSDGSGVVTDGVKLSANPFDDIALEEALRLREKGVAEEVVVVGIGPADLTAHLRNGLAMGANRAIHVVTGDAVQPLTAARVFLKLIEKEHPSLVILGKQAIDDDANQTGQMLAALWDRPQATFASKVEIADGKATVTREVDAGLEVIEAELPAVITTDLRLNEPRFIKLPDIMKAKSKPIDTIEFGTLGVDAHDQLKTTHYAAPAKRSKGVMVKDAAELVAALRQKGLL; translated from the coding sequence ATGAAAATTCTGGTCGGCTACAAGCGCGTCGTGGACTACAACGTGCGCATCCAGGTCAAGTCCGACGGCAGCGGCGTGGTCACCGACGGCGTCAAGCTGTCCGCCAACCCGTTCGACGACATCGCGCTGGAAGAGGCCCTGCGCCTGCGCGAGAAGGGTGTGGCCGAGGAAGTCGTGGTGGTCGGCATCGGCCCGGCCGATCTCACCGCGCACCTGCGCAACGGGCTGGCGATGGGCGCGAACCGCGCCATCCACGTGGTCACCGGTGACGCCGTGCAACCGCTGACCGCCGCACGCGTGTTCCTCAAGCTGATCGAGAAGGAACACCCCAGCCTGGTGATCCTGGGCAAGCAGGCGATCGACGACGACGCCAACCAGACCGGCCAGATGCTGGCCGCACTGTGGGATCGCCCTCAGGCCACCTTCGCCAGCAAGGTGGAGATCGCCGACGGCAAGGCCACGGTGACCCGCGAGGTCGACGCCGGCCTGGAAGTGATCGAGGCCGAGCTGCCGGCGGTGATCACCACCGACTTGCGCCTCAACGAGCCGCGCTTCATCAAGCTGCCCGACATCATGAAGGCCAAGAGCAAGCCGATCGACACGATCGAGTTCGGCACGCTCGGCGTCGATGCGCACGATCAGCTGAAGACCACGCATTACGCCGCGCCCGCCAAGCGCAGCAAGGGCGTGATGGTGAAGGACGCCGCCGAGCTGGTCGCCGCATTGAGGCAAAAAGGTTTGCTGTAG
- a CDS encoding electron transfer flavoprotein subunit alpha/FixB family protein, with protein MSKILVIAEHLGGKLNSSTARAVSAAVAVKGEAIDVLVLADNVDVIAAEAAKIDGVSRVLTVAKPENAHPLAAVLAPQIAKAAAGYSHVFVPSTTFGKDVAPRVAALLGVAQVSDVMSVEATHTFKRPIYAGNAIITVEADAAHTVVATIRSASWPAATTGANSAPVEAMAIDAALPTHTRFVELKQGASDRPDLQSASKVVSGGRGVGSKENFDIIFKFADKIGAAVGASRAAVDAGYVPSDLQVGQTGKIIAPDLYMAIGISGAIQHLTGIKDAGTIVAINKDGEAPIFEVADFGLVGDLFQILPALGEALR; from the coding sequence ATGAGCAAGATCCTGGTCATCGCCGAACACCTCGGCGGCAAACTGAACTCCTCCACCGCGCGCGCGGTGAGCGCCGCCGTCGCGGTGAAGGGCGAGGCCATCGACGTGCTGGTGCTGGCCGACAACGTCGACGTGATCGCCGCCGAAGCGGCGAAGATCGACGGCGTGAGCCGCGTGCTCACTGTCGCCAAGCCCGAGAACGCCCATCCGCTGGCCGCCGTGCTGGCGCCGCAGATCGCCAAGGCCGCCGCCGGCTACAGCCACGTGTTCGTGCCATCCACCACGTTCGGCAAGGACGTCGCCCCGCGCGTCGCCGCCCTGCTCGGCGTGGCCCAGGTAAGCGACGTGATGAGCGTCGAGGCCACGCACACCTTCAAGCGCCCGATCTACGCCGGCAACGCGATCATCACGGTCGAAGCCGATGCCGCCCACACTGTCGTCGCCACGATCCGCTCGGCCTCGTGGCCGGCCGCCACCACCGGGGCCAACAGCGCGCCGGTCGAAGCGATGGCCATCGACGCAGCACTGCCCACGCATACCCGCTTCGTCGAACTGAAGCAGGGCGCCAGCGACCGCCCCGACCTGCAGAGTGCCAGCAAGGTCGTCTCCGGCGGCCGCGGCGTCGGCTCCAAGGAAAACTTCGACATCATCTTCAAATTTGCGGACAAGATCGGCGCCGCCGTCGGTGCCTCGCGCGCCGCCGTCGACGCCGGCTACGTCCCCAGCGACCTGCAGGTCGGCCAGACCGGCAAGATCATCGCCCCCGATCTGTACATGGCCATCGGCATTTCCGGCGCCATCCAGCACCTCACCGGCATCAAGGACGCCGGCACCATCGTGGCGATCAACAAGGACGGCGAGGCGCCGATTTTCGAGGTGGCGGATTTCGGCTTGGTGGGGGATCTGTTCCAGATACTGCCTGCCCTCGGAGAGGCCTTGCGTTGA